In Saccharothrix violaceirubra, the following are encoded in one genomic region:
- a CDS encoding class II histone deacetylase: MATGYVYHELYGWHDTGTHASLLPADSRRGLEPYRHYENPDAKRRVHELVVVSGLVDKLTRLQPRPATDEELLLVHTPEHLRRLAQANDTGGDGGDGGTPFGRGSFDIARLAVGGVIRSVEAVLDRRVRNAYALVRPPGHHAVAASGMGFCLLANIAVAVQVARRRRRVGRVAVVDIDVHHGNGTQAAFWEDPDVLTISLHQDRVFPPNSGFVTERGAGKGFGYNLNLPLPPGTGVGGYLEAVRRVVVPALRRHKPDLVMVAAGFDANAQDPLARMMLTPRGYREIARQVVKAADELCDGRVVCAHEGGYAAAYVPFCALALIEVLAAVEKPYPDPFGFDNMGQQELQPHQLTAIKATEALLGDIH, translated from the coding sequence ATGGCGACCGGCTACGTGTACCACGAGCTGTACGGCTGGCACGACACGGGAACGCACGCGTCGTTGCTGCCCGCGGACTCCCGGCGCGGGCTCGAACCGTACCGGCACTACGAGAACCCCGACGCCAAGCGCCGGGTGCACGAACTGGTCGTGGTCTCCGGGTTGGTCGACAAGCTCACCCGGCTCCAGCCCCGGCCCGCCACCGACGAGGAACTGCTCCTCGTCCACACTCCCGAACACCTCCGCAGACTCGCCCAGGCCAACGACACCGGCGGCGACGGCGGCGACGGGGGCACGCCGTTCGGGCGCGGCTCGTTCGACATCGCGCGCCTCGCGGTCGGCGGCGTGATCCGCTCGGTCGAGGCCGTGCTCGACCGCCGGGTGCGCAACGCCTACGCGCTGGTACGCCCGCCCGGCCACCACGCCGTGGCCGCCTCGGGCATGGGGTTCTGCCTGCTGGCCAACATCGCGGTCGCCGTCCAGGTCGCACGGCGCCGGCGCCGCGTCGGCCGGGTCGCGGTCGTGGACATCGACGTGCACCACGGCAACGGCACCCAGGCCGCCTTCTGGGAGGACCCCGACGTCCTCACGATCTCCCTGCACCAGGACCGCGTGTTCCCGCCCAACTCCGGCTTCGTCACCGAACGCGGCGCCGGCAAGGGGTTCGGCTACAACCTCAACCTCCCCCTGCCGCCCGGCACCGGGGTCGGCGGGTACCTGGAGGCCGTGCGCCGCGTCGTCGTGCCCGCGTTGCGGCGGCACAAGCCCGACCTGGTCATGGTCGCCGCCGGGTTCGACGCGAACGCCCAGGACCCGTTGGCACGCATGATGCTCACGCCGCGCGGCTACCGCGAGATCGCCCGGCAGGTGGTCAAGGCGGCCGACGAGCTGTGCGACGGACGCGTGGTGTGCGCGCACGAAGGCGGGTACGCGGCGGCCTACGTCCCGTTCTGCGCGTTGGCGCTGATCGAGGTGCTGGCCGCCGTCGAGAAGCCCTACCCGGACCCGTTCGGGTTCGACAACATGGGCCAGCAGGAACTCCAGCCCCACCAGCTCACCGCGATCAAGGCCACCGAGGCGCTGCTGGGCGACATCCACTGA